From the Leptospira biflexa serovar Patoc strain 'Patoc 1 (Paris)' genome, one window contains:
- a CDS encoding high-potential iron-sulfur protein → MMEQFSRKQFVKRLVVLFTTLSLFGGESEIIGKEPKKEEKLIPIPDGEKPVSENDPTAQALGFHHNAKDTDFILFPERKLPQSKNQVCLQCAQFTKLNDGWGKCTILTSGVVSNMGWCSAWSKKS, encoded by the coding sequence ATGATGGAACAATTCAGTCGCAAACAATTTGTAAAACGATTGGTTGTTCTTTTCACCACTCTCTCCCTTTTCGGGGGAGAGAGTGAAATTATTGGAAAAGAACCAAAAAAAGAAGAGAAACTCATCCCAATCCCTGATGGGGAAAAACCTGTCTCAGAAAATGATCCCACCGCACAAGCATTAGGTTTCCACCATAATGCAAAAGATACTGACTTTATATTGTTTCCAGAGAGAAAATTACCCCAATCCAAAAATCAGGTTTGTCTACAATGCGCACAGTTTACAAAACTAAATGATGGTTGGGGAAAATGTACGATTCTCACATCTGGCGTGGTATCGAATATGGGATGGTGTTCTGCTTGGTCAAAAAAATCTTGA
- a CDS encoding phosphoenolpyruvate carboxylase → MLTKIDVEYKKTMDVLYNLRGKEIGEVRPSLIETLKLRESGLCILHEKQIDLLREWRKNQNEFLLEELLVTVNAIASGLRTTG, encoded by the coding sequence ATCCTAACCAAAATAGATGTAGAATACAAAAAAACTATGGATGTTCTTTACAATTTACGAGGAAAAGAAATTGGAGAAGTAAGACCGTCGCTGATTGAAACTCTCAAATTAAGAGAGTCAGGTCTTTGTATTCTACATGAAAAACAAATCGATTTACTTAGAGAATGGAGAAAAAATCAAAACGAGTTTTTATTAGAAGAATTATTAGTAACTGTGAATGCAATTGCAAGTGGTTTGCGAACTACAGGATAA
- a CDS encoding LIC10421/LIC12816 family protein, which translates to MIQKLSILILAFAATSIFALEDIEKVLVQKANTPEEKKVVKSYLLKVAKEHKDLATKYRGLAKAQKGGKAIYQDNRKAEMIELAEKFEADAKLYEEEAGKL; encoded by the coding sequence ATGATTCAAAAACTATCGATTCTAATCTTAGCATTCGCTGCTACTTCAATTTTTGCGTTGGAAGACATTGAAAAAGTGTTAGTTCAAAAGGCAAATACACCTGAAGAAAAAAAAGTGGTAAAATCCTATCTATTGAAAGTTGCAAAGGAACATAAAGATTTAGCAACAAAATACCGAGGCTTAGCGAAAGCACAAAAAGGTGGTAAGGCAATTTACCAAGATAATCGCAAAGCAGAAATGATCGAATTGGCTGAAAAGTTTGAAGCTGATGCAAAACTATACGAAGAAGAAGCTGGTAAACTTTAA